atttcttttttttcccatttAGTAAAATCTTGGGATTTTAGGGGTCCTCATATCTCGCTGCCAGAGCAATTGGCTCGATTattgctttaaggatttttagccAGGTTTTAATTGGAATTTCACCAATTAAGCCAGATCAAAGTTTCCTGTTGAATTTAGTTTTAGTCCCAGATTAGTGTATTCAATGTTGTGCTGGAGGACTTGGTTTCCTGCTCTGAAggtgtatttattttccctacacctggattgaaaaatcattattttagtttttgctaGGTTCATTTTAAGAGCCCACATTTGACTGAATGTCTATGATGTCAAGGATtccctcttttgtttttgacagaaggACTAAATCATCTGACTGAATCAGAAATTAAATGTCTCCTCTTTGCAGAGTTGGGCCGGGGGCAGTCAAATAATTTAATGCTTTGGCTaattcatttatataaatgttaaatggaGTGGGGCTCAATTGGCAACCTTGTCTGACTCCTCATTGTTGAGAAAAAAATTCTGTTAGTTTGTTCCTTATTTTTACAGCACATGTATAGTTTTTATACATggtgctaattaaataaaatgttttccctCCAATCCCGTTTTCCAGTAGTTTTAGGAAGAGTCCTTCTTGCCAGAACAAAAGCCTTCTCAAAGTTGACAAAGCAAGCAAagactttggttttgttttgtcatgtttctTAATAATCGTGTGGAGGGTGTAAATGTGCTCCGATGTTCTGTGTTTGGGCAGTAATCCAATTTGGCTTTTCTCCAGGATTTTGTGGGTTTGAAGAAAGTTCTGCAATCTTATATTAATAATCAAACAGAATATTTTCCCCAGGTTGCTATTGACACATATGCCTCTGTAATTTTTTTGGCTCAAATTTGTCTCCTTGTTTAAAGATGTGTGTAATTAAGCCTTGATTCCAGGTGTCAGGAAAATACCCTACACTCAAAACAATGTTGAATAATTAAATTATTGCTCTTTTGAATTTGTCATTggtgtatttattcattttgtataATATTCCATCAATGCCACATGCCTTGTTGGGTTTTAATGTATGTAGTCTATCTGTTAGCTCATTTGCTGAGATTGGGAAATCCAGGGGGTTCTAATTGTCCTTAATTTTTTCTTTCAGGATTTCTAATtaggtttttatttcattttgagcAGGATAAGTTTCAGTTATTTTGTACAGATTTTCAAAGTGTGTCCTCCATATGTTCCCATTTTGAATGGCCAATTCTTCCTGTTGGGGTCTATAGAGATTGTTCCAATTGTTCCAGAAGTTGCTGGTATTtattgactcctccattgcttgAAATAATTGTTCTGTATGCTCTTTTTGCTCTTAGAGTTTGTTTGTACACATTAAGAGCCTCATGATAATGATGGCGGAGTTCTTGATTGTCAGGATCTCTGTGTTTTTGATTGGAAAGATGTCGTACTGTTGTCCTAATACTTTTACACTCACTGTCAAACCACTTTTCGTTGGTGTTTTTGGTTTCCTTTTTGATGATTTTTTCAAATTGCACATGGATGCTGATCGGTGGAACATATTGGTAATGTCACTTATTGCCAGATTTACGCCTACATTATTTTGTGGGTATGTGTTCATTATAAATTTGtccaataataattgtatagttTGACTTTCTATTGCACTTTGATAATTTTATTTGCTGTTTTTTGTCCACTTTTATGATTGTTGCAGCTTTAGTAAATGAGAGGGCTGTCTGCGTGATTCATTGGTTTGAGTTGGTTTTAGATACCGTGTAATTTTACAGTGGTCTGACAGAGGTGTTTGAGGACTGACTGTGGATGCTCTGAGATGCACTGGGTCAATGCATGTAATGAAATAATCTACAGTACTGTTACCCAGACAGGAATTAAAGGTATAACAGCCAAAAGAGTCTTTCCGTATACGACCGTTCACTATATACATGCCCAGTGATCGACAGAGCTCTAGTAGGCTTTTCCCACTATTGTTTGTGAATTTGTTGTAATTATTTCGGAAGTGGTATGAGGGCAGAGAGAGGCttgtgtttttaatatatttgacTTCCTGTGTGTTGACAAAGTCTGGTTCATTTCCAGTTCTGGCATTTAAATCTCCACACATTAACACATTTCCTTTTGTCTGGATACGGCAGATCTCATCTTGCAGGATGGAAAAGGTTTCTTCATTGTAATAGGGAGATTCAGCCAGGGGTAAGAATATGTGGCAGTCTGTGGAGACAATATCTATTTGGATTTTTACCAAATGTAAAATCTTTAGATTTTTATAGATTTGATTGAGACTATGAGTTCTGTTCTGTACCATATCAGCATTCGCTGAGTCTCCGCCATGAGTCACCCCTCTTAGTCTGGTTGATAGTAGAACTATTACTCTAAATCCAATTGGGCTGCCAGTGGACAAATCTCTTGCACTCCATGTTTCTTGAAGTACTATAATGTCAGAATTCTGAATTTCGTTTTTGAAGTCTGAATGTTGACTCTTAACTCCAAAAATGGAGGACCTCAGTCCTTGAATATTCCAACATCTGATTTTTAAGGAGTATGAGcccattaattaattgcatttgttatttcaaaaacaagacaaacatcaGTATGTTGTTGAATTGACAGATCAAGAagaatatatgaaatattatgatGCATCtaagaaaatctttttttaaataaatgtataaaatagctTCTTAAAATatacttcttaatattattaattgttttcCCAAGAagaatattttaaagaatatgaGGTTTCTTAGAatctcttttaaaataaatgtataaataaaataaaatacatacattttcctttctttctttttttttaaactaactaaTCCATGAGGTGAGAACACAGCAGAGTCAGCATGTGCTAGATGTTTCTGAGGTCTCTGGATGGAGATGAGGCCGGATGGCTGTCGATCAGTGATCTGCTGGCTGCTTCAGCTTAGCTCTGGCTGCCTGGGTGTTGCTCCTGCTGATGTTCATGTGAATAAGAAGGCAAGGGTGCTGCAGGCCTGGTCATGTGATGTTTTACAGGGGGAAACATAGCGCCTGTCATGGGGTTTCTCCACTCAGAATCGATGTGGTGGAGGGGGCGGTGATTTGAAGGGTGACCCTGTAGTGGCTCTATGGGGTGTCTATGAGGTTGCTGCGGTGCAGTGTGATGTCCTTCAGGGTCTTGGCAAAGATGGGAACTGCCTTTCTGTGGAGATGGTCGTAAAGGCTGCTGAGATTCAGAGTGGGGTGCTGAGCCAGGTGTACGTTGGGCTTTAGGGTACAGTCTCTAGACACTCTTGCATTTATATGCCTGATGATGTCTGGGTGGAAATCTGAGCGCAGTAGCAGGGTAGAGAGGTGTTGCTCTGTTGTagggttctctctctctgtctctcaaatgtcaacatcatactgtatgtcgaaatgATTAATGCTTGTCACGCAAAAcctgagctcattgatgtcatagaatatcagtctgctttttttattccatccgttacGCCTGATCGGAGGCTTCcgaaaatatttagtttatccgtagggttacgtcctacctaagtttaatggtgcaacgctcaaatattaaaaaaattgtgacttggtgcccatttacgccacaactaggctaagttgtaacataCGTATATatctggtgcaaccggcccctgctgtattctattcattcgtttgactgactgaatgtttttactacaagtgtgatgatgaagcatcattttgtgggcatgtgaggagttgtgTTTGACAGTGGACTAGAGTTTGTTAGAGCAATAATATTATGTTGGACaaaaactggttgcataaaatactttgtattgGAAAATATACTaaattggcaactttaaaactctTCTACCGTCTCTATGCCTTCACTAAAATACTGGGGAAAACAGTATTTATTTTGAGAAATTTGacaattttccatggcacacctgacaatctttcatggcatgCAAGTGGGCACAGTGGTTGTGAAACACTGATTTAGGTAGCCAAATTGTATTATAGAAGATTTGGCTGACATCTCTCAGACAGCCATAGTTACCAAGGATTGATGACCGCTGTTAACAGTAGCCTAACAAACATTTCAAATTAGAAATGAGTAAAGATATTGCTTGCATTTGGAGCAGGAAGTTCTACATCCAATCACATTAATGATGTTATCAAATTAATCAGACAATGCACAGGCAATTTAGTGATATTGCCACAGTTGTTGTCTTGACCGGTCATGAAACAAAATCCAGAGCCCTCTTTGTCTAAGACCGAGAAAAAATGCGGTTGATTTCAGAGACAAGACCGAGACCTTCAAAAAGTGGTCTCGAGACCAAGACCGATCTCGAGTACTACAGCACtgtaatttggtactagaaaatcacttgccattatatcaaacaccgttgaaagctatttagtttgttaaatgaagcttaacattgtctttgtgtttgtttttgagttgccacagtatgcattagactagcatgtcttaaggtcaatattaggtcacaaatggcaaaaaagaaacggctttctctagaaactcatcagtcagtcattggTTTGAGGAATGAATGATATactgtacaatgcttgaaattgccacaaaaaaacaaaaacctgaagatttcatacaaagtcttcaaagacaaaagacaactggctctaacaaggacagaaagagatgtggaagaccagatgtacaactaaacgagAGGATAAgtaagagtctctagtttgagaaatagatgcctcacatatcctcagATGACATCTTAATTGTATTATTCTTGCTCAACAccattttcatgtacaacagtacagAGACGACTCAGGGGTGCAAAGaataagccacttttgaaacaaaaaaacaaaaagaaaaggttagagtgggcaaagaaacttaagacattggacaacagataattggaagtgTGTTATGGATTttcaccccattgagcatttgtgggatcagctagactgtaagatgtttGAGAATttcccaacaagacagccacatctatggcaagtgctacaggaagtgtggggtgaaatgtcacctgagtatctggacaatctgactgctagaatgccaaggatctgcaaagctgtcattgctgcacatggaggattttttgatgagaaatatttgaattagttctgaaaaaaaaaaattctaattgtaattattcacattattaatgtcctgactatacattgtgatcagttgaatgccactttggtgaataaaagtaccaatttctttccataagagcaaaatctgtacattataccaaacttttggccaccagtgtatttgCGATTGAAacaaagttaaagttaaagttaaattGAGAAATTTAGTTGAACTTTAAGCTTTGACTCAGTTTGAAAAAAGTGTAACCTGCaataacctgcaattgttactttaAGGATCTAATTCCCCCTGACCTAAGACTTAAAATGAATTGTGTTGGTGTCACTTAATTTAAATTTGTTGTCGTTTGTCTCTGCAAACAAAGAGAATTATATGTTTAAAGAGAACTAAATTTAAATTgagaacatttgttgaaattttcAAACTTTGACAcagttttattttgtaaatgtgttAACCTGCTCTTATTACTGTACGGAGCTATTTCAATCTGacctaacccttaaaatgtactttgttggtgtaacctaatgtagtcagatACATTCAGaacatatatgtaaaataatagtTTGGACTTGAATCATACCATTTAATTTAGGTTACCACATAAAGCACAATTTTTAGGTTTATATTGTTTTCAGTGTAAAAATTTGCTTGATGTGGTAGCATCTAAATAACTGGTATTATGTAAGTAACAAATGTTATTTAATCTGACTACATAACTTAACAAATTGATCTTTGAGGTGataaaagtgtatgtaaatgctttaattttCAATATCTGGTACATCATTTGATAAAACATTAAGCCATGCATTTAAAATAACAGTGTGgcttttaaaagattattaaaacaaaaatttatgTTTCTTTGGGGAATAAAGGTTTGGTGTGTGTGTCCAGCAATGATGTTGCTGTCATTGCTTCACTCATATTCTGCAAAATTTTAAGTGtcatcaaaaatgttttttcacaCCTTTAGCCACTCCACTCTAACTGGATATATTCCTTCAGTCCAGGCTAAGCACAAGCCCTCAAATGTAAGTTAACATAATATCTATGTTGAATACACTTAGAGATGAAAtgtctgtttttaaatgtttattgctaGTCTCTCCTTAAGGTGATTTTCCTAACTCAAACCTAATTGAATTCAAATGGTTCTTCTTCAAATAACATAACATCTATACCAAATTgcctaaatataatttatgaaactacTTAATCACTGAGGGTACATTTTGTTTTATCACATACACaataaatcaagaaaaaaacTCAGACACTGAGGTACAAGGAAAGACACAAGTGGGGATTTGATTACTAGTTTACTGATATCCTGTTTAGCATATAAGCAAAATACTATGTTCAGAAAGTAATCACTCACATCATTTTTTACCACCACACATACAGCGACTTGATACCCCAAAAAGCAGTCAAATAAAAACGCTGTTAACATTCTAGTTAAGAAATTGTCAGTACACAATTTTGTTCAGTCAGCTGATGGAAAGAAATGCCTAATAAAATTTGTCATGATTTCTAGTCTCTTGACTGAAATATTCTTAGAGATATTACAATATATTAGCAAGTGTATAAACATATCAAATAACACCTGTGACTATGATACATAACTGCAACATGATACTAGCATACCTTAAAAATAAATCGAATGTGTGATTATTAAAGGATTTCAGTTGAtagcaaaatgttcattttgggtgaattgtccctttaatgCATTGAAAGATTtggtctcttttaaaaaaaatgttttaagatttTCTTAATTGtataaacacaacagcaattactattatttctttttttttttttacattattcagATTTTCAAAGCAGCAGACATGATCAGCAATCATTTCAGAGCCCCTCTTCTTTTACATACACATGGGATGACATTGCCTGAAATGAAGTCAACGGAACGGACAATGAATGTGCATTGGGCTCAGATGCTGAAGGTGATGCAGCACTTGGTGGGGATGGTAGGGGTTGGGTGTGTGCCATGTCCGTCGGTGGCAGGGAGGATGAGTGTTCAGTTTTGCGATGAGTGCGCAAGTGTTTGCGAAGATAGGCAGCAAAGAGAAAAGCCTTTCCGCAAACAGCGCAGCAATGGGGCCGACTTGTCGAGTGGATGCGGTGATGTTTGCGAAGCCCGGCTTTATTCAGAAAACCTTTGCCACATTTGTCACAAATGTGGGGTCGTGGCTTAGGGTGCATTTTCTCATGTGCTTGTAGATCAGCCAGCTGTGCAAAATCTATATGGCAGGTCACACAAACATACTGATTGTCAAGCTGAAACCGTAGAATCAGTTGGGGGAGAGATCATGTGAAGGCTGGTATGGGCTTGCACTTCCTCCCAGGTCCCAAATATCTTATCACAGTGAGAGCATGAGAACTTTGGGAGGGTGGGGGGAAACACTTGAGCAGGTTCAGGGGCAGGCTGGTCCTGCAAGGGCCTCTCTGTTAAGTGTGTCCTCTCATGTTTGCGCAAATTAGAGGACACCACAAAGGACTTGAAGCACTGTAGGCATTTGAAGGGACGCTCCCCAGAATGCACCCTCCTGTGTTTATTCAGACTGGAGCGTTCTGCGAAGGACTTGCCGCACTCGGTGCAGGAGAAGGGCCGCAACCCGGTGTGAACCAGCATGTGTCGCCGCAAATCCCAAGAAGCAACAAAAGCCTTATCGCAGCTTTGGCATTTGTAGGGCCGCTGACCGGAATGCACACGCTGATGCACTGCAAGGTCGGCAGGCTGCCGAAACCTCTTGGTGCACTTGTCACAGGGGTATGGCTTGAAACCTTGATGTGCCCTCTGGTGTCGGCGGAAACTAGAGGGATCTGAAAACATCTTGCCGCACTGTGGACAAAGGAATGGCTTTTCGCCTGAATGTGTGCGGAGGTGAGACTGGTATGAGGACAGCTGGGTAAAACCTTTGCCGCACTGCTCACACTGGTATGGCTTGCTCTTAGAATGGATTCGTAAGTGGCATGCCAAAGAGGATGGCCAAGAGAAGGCTTTACCACAGTCAGAGCACAGGTAAGGCTTCTCCCCCGTGTGCGATCGCTCATGGTTCTTCAAGTCCTTCAGCTCGGTGTACGTTTTACTGCATTGCCCGCATTCATACGGGCGGTGGCCTTGGTGATTGCGCCAATGCTTGCGGTACACAGAGGGGTCAGCGAAACTCTTCCCGCACTCTGCGCAAAAGTAAGGCTTCTCCCCTGTGTGCGATCGTTGATGCACTTTGAGCTTAGATAATGTGGGATAGCTCTTAGAGCAATGTGGGCAGGAGTGAGGCCTCTCGCCACTGTGCTGCGTCATGTGGATACGCAGACAAATGGACTGCATAAATGCCTTGCCGCAGTCAGTGCAAACAAAAGGTTTCTCACCTGTGTGTGAACGGCTGTGATTGCGTAACTCCGTCTGAGTCTTAAACGCCTTGTGGCACTGTAGGCACTGGAATGGACGCTGAGCAGAGTGTGTGCGCTGATGCTTGGAAAGCTGTGCCTGGCTGGAGAATGTCTTAGTGCACTGAGCACAGGTGTATTGCTGCTGTTTCTCTTTGCCATGTACTGAAAGCTTGTGGCTCTGAATAGCTGAAGGGCTGGTTAAGGCCTCCAGACAGATTGAACACTTAAAAGTGTGCAGAGATTTTGATGGTCTCCCTTTGCCGCCTCTTCTTGTTGGTTGTTCTGATAAGTCATCTTGTTCTTTACCAGGCTCAGTCTCAGAAGGTGGTGGTGTATACTGCTCTGTGGTAGGTGGGCTACCTGGCTGGGGTGAGGCCATACTTATGATGCTGTGGAGAAAAAGGCCATCAGTGACCACAATAAGTGCATTCAGttcagattttaatttagagTTCAGATTTGCATTCTGATTTAGTGTCATATTTAGTTACATATACATGCTTTCAATTGATTGTCACTTTGCTAATTGTTACTTTGTTTCAAACTTGAGAAATGTACCCAAAGAGGGTGATTTGTTTTCATAAATTTAAAACATTGCAAATTTACCATGGTAGGCCTACCTAGTTTCTATAGTTCTTGATAAATAGTTTAGTTTCTGTTAAAATACCATAATTACTCCAGTTAATTTAAGCTGTTGTTAATACTGTAATTTATTAATATGTGATCTTAAGAGTGTGGTTGCTCTCAGAatctttttcatttagtttaattttaatttgaatgaCCGTGTTGcctaaagggataattcacccaaaaattaaaattcctttATGATTTTCTGATCTTCAGTAAAGATACTCAAATTTATTCACTACAAAATACTAATTACTACTCTAAAATTGCAATGACTTTACTGGAtacttcatcatttactcaccctcatgccatcccagatgtgtattaccttctttattctgcagaacacaaattatgatttttagaaaaatattacaACTCTATTAAGttcatactatgcaagtgaatgggtgccacaattttgatgctccaaaaagcacataaaggcaccataaaagtaaacTATACGACTCCAGAgtattaatccatatcttcagaagtgatatgattggtgtgggtgagaaacatttaaGTTCTTATTTTGCTAGAAatacttctccctgcccagtagggggcaatatgcgtaaataatgtgaatcaccaaaaacaaaagaagaagagtgtgaaagtgaaagttacaAATGGAGATTGACGgagcagggaggaaaatgtatagagtacacagtacagagactgcacttatcagagttacaatttacttgctcttatcatctgatcacggttgcatttcacttctagtgcttttagatcttagtgctgcattcgacacgatagatcatgacattctcttgaataggtcaGAGAAATAAGGAGttgtattagcatggtttaggtcctatttagcagactgttaacactttgtctatgtaaatgaggaattgtcaaaccaaacaaaagtatgtagtgccacagggatcagtttaagggcctctgcttttatccTTGTATATGCTTTCCCTGGGAAATATTATCAGGAatagtggaataagtttccactgctatgccgacgatacccaactttatatttctacaaaacctgatgagatttcacaattctccaaattagcagtgtatcaatgttATAAAAGATTAGATGGCACAAAATTTGCTTCtgctcaattccgacaaaacagaggtattagTTTTTGGAACAAAAACCTAGAAAAATAAGcctctaaaatattatttgactatcgatggatgtactgttacatcgtgtactacagtgaagaacttaagtgttatatttgataccaatctgtcctttgaaaatcaaattatgtttgtagaacagcattcttccaactAAGATATATTGCTAAaatatgacacatgctctctgttgctgatgccaaaaaacatattaatgcattcatgacctcaagactagattattgtaatgcattactaggaggatgtccagcaagatcaaaaaataaacttcaattggttaaaaattcagcagccagagtgctgacgagaaccaagaaatatgatcatattagccccattttatcatcgttacattggctacctgttaaattccgtattaattttactgttaattaatttaattctgttaactacttacaaagctttgaatggtctacctctgcagtacttaagtgaccttctaccatgctatattccatcacgttcattacaatcgcaaaattctgtcctgttaatagttcctagaatatcaaactCCACAAAAGGAGttagatccttttcatacttggctcctaaactatagaatagtctccctaacactgttcgagatgcagacacactcactaagtttaagtctagactaaagactcatctatttagccaagcatacacctaatttatccctcaactaCTCAAACTGAGTAGAGCTGCTGTTGTGCACGCAACTGTAGTTTATTGAGCACGCACATAGACATACTCTTCCAGAATGTCCTCTGTAGCACTTGGAAGTATCTTGTAATTAACTGGTTCATTCTGATATTTCAGAAAAATGATTCTCGGGTTTCCCAGCACCATTTGAGTGAGGATATACTGTACTGTTGAAGAGACTGCTTAAAACACTTGCACATCTGTGCCTGATGCCGCTTAAAGTGTTTTAAGCTTATAGTggaatataatagctatacagtttagctgggttacaaaagaaccaaaagaaaacaaaacattgaaagtccaatggatcaaaagtaaataGGATAAATAAGAGATacattttagttatttagacagattttgataattaaaatattattttaattattttatcattttatttgactgtcattcatacgtttttgaagcctgaaaagggaatcatgtacctttattttattatatgacccaagcaaaatttgtatgactttgttatgtgcatgaagcacacagagtgagtttgtatggtaattaataaTCAgattcgtgaaacacctaaaacagaaaTCATATTCATAATCACACTTATTTGTTTgccaattaattgtcagccaaatttcacaatcgtgacccctaattttcattattaggttcctaccttgtgaagtgttttgttacaaatgtttcttttactgagagttgattaagcatgcacaagttttagttattcctgttagaaaaaaagtgttactcaaattgcactaattttactgtaaaataattttatgttggagtgctaaactcgaggttgcacaatgttttgatattccccctgaaagtgacttgaattttacattttgtttcatttattttgttgttggattgctaaatgtagattggaCTTTCCTTTCACGCGAATTGAAcaagttcttacttaaaatcactccaaaataaaatgagtaatctacatttagcaatccaacaacaaaataaattaaacaaatgtcaaattcaagtcactttccgGAGGAATaccaaaacattgtgcaacctcgagtttagcagtccaacataaaatctctccaaaataaaattaatgttggactgtaaaatggagattaccagttaagacagggctatttttgttgcagaataatgccctgcagtgcacactttgtttcttctacatttgtttgtgtttaaaagagaagatcatttattaaaatattgaaatattaatgacaagttttttatatttattttgggttaattgttatattaatcaagaaataataataaaaaatctttagaaaaatctgttaatcgataaaaaaaaagaatcattagGTGTAGCCCTAAAATGAAGTGCGataattttgatcaaattaaaattgtatttgtaatgcaagtaacaacagaacagaagCTATAATTATATATCTATAAAGAGTAATTCCATGCATCACTTCATAAAGTGATAAAATGTCATCTGATTTTGATTACTGTGATGGGTCACACCCAACACTCAGTAGCAGATCTACAGTATATGGTCTTTGCAGTGCCACTGAATGGACgtcaaaaagataaaaatgtgaataaattagtaaaatattttgtataagatGCATCACTGTTCCATCATAAGAGTTCTTTGTGAGTGAAATAGCCTATCCTTTATTTACATGTAGGGCCTACACAAGCATACCAAAGAGCACaaattattaaaacttgcataataTTAAGTGTACAATATAATGATTATGCATAGTGGCAATCTAGTATCTTCTAGacattttttcttattattacagcGATGCGGCCCGTGGCACCTTATTTTGTTTTCCTGCATTTGGCCCCCCTACCGAATTTTTTTTGGACACCCCTGGTGTAGGGTGTCTGCGGACTCAATAAACACACTGTATGTTAGTATATAATTAGGGGTGTAAATTATATCTGCCACTATGTGCACTGAGGAGCAAGCATCTTACACTATTTGTATTTAGTGCAACTTGTGCAAACAGCCTCTGCCTTAAT
This window of the Xyrauchen texanus isolate HMW12.3.18 chromosome 40, RBS_HiC_50CHRs, whole genome shotgun sequence genome carries:
- the LOC127633279 gene encoding LOW QUALITY PROTEIN: zinc finger protein 668-like (The sequence of the model RefSeq protein was modified relative to this genomic sequence to represent the inferred CDS: inserted 2 bases in 1 codon), which gives rise to MPEHCGAFSCTNRRTIANRARGITFHKFPKDKDVRKKWEVALRREGFHASDSSVLCSQHFKQGDFDRTGQIVRLRDGVIPSVFSFPVHLQRLEKGRATSTSRRAEESLSMASQDSQETATSSPQPQPNDDHGYALPASPTTLKTRLNEALARVESLEQEKNNSRAREKRAKTTVKSLLGDLREKNLINEELKEKLEFYSDLQIDLMAKQGHEYTKDYREFHLHGPKAYKYLRETQHFPLPHTIQSIISMASPQPGSPPTTEQYTPPPSETEPGKEQDDLSEQPTRRGGKGRPSKSLHTFKCSICLEALTSPSAIQSHKLSVHGKEKQQQYTCAQCTKTFSSQAQLSKHQRTHSAQRPFQCLQCHKAFKTQTELRNHSRSHTGEKPFVCTDCGKAFMQSICLRIHMTQHSGERPHSCPHCSKSYPTLSKLKVHQRSHTGEKPYFCAECGKSFADPSVYRKHWRNHQGHRPYECGQCSKTYTELKDLKNHERSHTGEKPYLCSDCGKAFSWPSSLACHLRIHSKSKPYQCEQCGKGFTQLSSYQSHLRTHSGEKPFLCPQCGKMFSDPSSFRRHQRAHQGFKPYPCDKCTKRFRQPADLAVHQRVHSGQRPYKCQSCDKAFVASWDLRRHMLVHTGLRPFSCTECGKSFAERSSLNKHRRVHSGERPFKCLQCFKSFVVSSNLRKHERTHLTERPLQDQPAPEPAQVFPPTLPKFSCSHCDKIFGTWEEVQAHTSLHMISPPTDSTVSAXDNQYVCVTCHIDFAQLADLQAHEKMHPKPRPHICDKCGKGFLNKAGLRKHHRIHSTSRPHCCAVCGKAFLFAAYLRKHLRTHRKTEHSSSLPPTDMAHTQPLPSPPSAASPSASEPNAHSLSVPLTSFQAMSSHVYVKEEGL